The sequence below is a genomic window from Synechococcus sp. PCC 7335.
GAAACACTCACCGATCACCGCTGGACGCAGGTGCCCTACGTGCATTTCCTTGGCAATGTTTGGACTTGGGTAGTCTACGATTACTTTTTGCGGCGGGTTGGCTTTGGGGACGCCAAGGCGATCGCTGCTATGCATTTCCTTTAGCTGCTGCTCTAGATACTCTGTTTTGAGCTTGAAGTTGATGAAACCTGGACCGGCGATGGAAGGCGGTTCGCAGATGTTGGTGACGTCTAGATTTGCTGTGATCTTGGTGGCGATCGCTCTTGGATTCATCCTCAGTGGCTTGGCCAAAGACATCGCCACGTTCGCCTGATAATCACCAAACTTCGGATTGTTGGTCCCCACTAGAATCGGGTCCGTTTCTTGATATTCGTCGCCAAACGCAGCCACCAGTGCAGCCTGCACACGATCTTTCAGTTCATTCAGCGTTGATTTCATAGCTCTATTGTCGGAAGCTCGCGCTGCCAGTGGTCCCTAAACTAATCACAATTGGACCTATTAATCATAGATGAACGATCCGGTAGTTTAGTCTCGAACGAATTCTAAGTCCCAACAGCATTATCAACAAAGCGATTATTCATTGATCCTATCCATCACCCACTGCCGAAACTCCTTCTTTGCTTTTCCTTGACTCACAACCTGAGCACGCCGTACAAATTGCTCAATCACTTCCCTAGTAAGCCAAGCTGGAAAAGAAGGACTTTGTTCCACCTCTACATACTTTCCATCGACCAAAACATCTATTCTTAGTTGCTTATCGTCATACCGCCACAGCTCTTCTACGCCTAGTCCCGCATAAGCCTGCAACTGCGTTTTAGAAGTTACGTCAATTTCAATTGCTAGCTCTGGAGGTGGGTCGACACCTAGATCTAGTCTTGCCTTGCCCAACACCCTTCCGTAGTTCCGAATATAAAAGCAGTCATCAGGCTCAACGGCCTTACTCATACGGTCATTTTTGAACGTGGTAGATCCCAGAGAAACATAGTCTCTGTCCAGCTCTTCTAGTACGACTTTGACGAAATCACCAATGCAAACTTTGGCAAACTCATGCGCAGGCATTGGTGCCACAATAGTTAACGTCCCCTCGCTGTAGGCAATACGAGTATTCCGATTCTCACCGAGTTCCTGCAAAATCGTCTTAAATTCAGACCAACTGACATCCTGAATTTCAACTGTCTGCCCCTCAGGTACCCTGATTTGTCGCAGTTGTAACGTAGCCATCGCGTCTTACCCTACAGATCACAGTCGCCATGTAAACCCCTATTATCGCGCATTCAGCCTTCAAACACCTTTTCACCCCGTTCATTACCGCTCTCCCATGCCCCGCCCGACAAAAGCCGAAGTCGCCGCCTGCCATGGCCAAACCATGCCAGACATCATCGCGCCCAATCTCGATGTGCTCTTCTGCGGCATCAATCCCAGCCTCTACTCAGTCGCCATCGGCCATCATTTCGGCAGACCCGGCAACCGCTTTTGGAAGGCCCTTCACAAAGCTGGATTTACCGATAGGCTTTATGACCCCAGCGAAGATGCTTCACTATTAGAGCTGGGCTACGGTATTACCAACATGGCCCCTCGTGCCACAGCTCGCGCTGACGAACTTAGCAAGGCTGAAATCAGAGCAGGTCGTCAGCTACTGGCAGATAAGATTCAAACCTACCGGCCAAAGTGTATTGCATTCTTAGGTATTACAGCCTATCGCCTTGCCTTTAGCATGCCTAAAGCCAAGGTTGGACCACAGCCTGATTGGAAAGATACACAGATCTGGGCGTTGCCTAATCCGAGTGGGCTCAACGCTCACTATCAGGTGGACGACCTCGCAGAAGTCTATAGTTGGGCGCTCGCTGCTGTAGAACAATAACGACTCAAACTACTCACATTCATATCGTTTGCGTCTATTAGCCACAGACAATACGAGCGTGATATTCGGCCTCGCTCATTACGTCCAGCACGCTGTCAATTCTGTCTAAAAAGACCTTCCCATTGATGTGATCGTACTCATGCTGGATGATACGAGCAACAAAATCGGTGAAAATTTGCTGTTGCTGCTGACCGTAGCGATCGGTGTACGACACCTCGATTTCTTTCGAGCGCTTCACTAGTCCTCGCATACCTGGAACGCTCAGACAGCCTTCCCACCCTGCGGTGACTGCATCAGAGTAGTGAAGAATC
It includes:
- a CDS encoding Uma2 family endonuclease, translated to MATLQLRQIRVPEGQTVEIQDVSWSEFKTILQELGENRNTRIAYSEGTLTIVAPMPAHEFAKVCIGDFVKVVLEELDRDYVSLGSTTFKNDRMSKAVEPDDCFYIRNYGRVLGKARLDLGVDPPPELAIEIDVTSKTQLQAYAGLGVEELWRYDDKQLRIDVLVDGKYVEVEQSPSFPAWLTREVIEQFVRRAQVVSQGKAKKEFRQWVMDRINE
- the mug gene encoding G/U mismatch-specific DNA glycosylase — its product is MPRPTKAEVAACHGQTMPDIIAPNLDVLFCGINPSLYSVAIGHHFGRPGNRFWKALHKAGFTDRLYDPSEDASLLELGYGITNMAPRATARADELSKAEIRAGRQLLADKIQTYRPKCIAFLGITAYRLAFSMPKAKVGPQPDWKDTQIWALPNPSGLNAHYQVDDLAEVYSWALAAVEQ
- the def gene encoding peptide deformylase; amino-acid sequence: MTKILKIAELGDPVLRSPADKVCDVHTPAVQTLIDQLISLTLERNGVGIAAPQVSHSLQLFIVASRPNLRYLHAPKMDPTAMINPQILHYSDAVTAGWEGCLSVPGMRGLVKRSKEIEVSYTDRYGQQQQQIFTDFVARIIQHEYDHINGKVFLDRIDSVLDVMSEAEYHARIVCG